A part of Gallus gallus isolate bGalGal1 chromosome 26, bGalGal1.mat.broiler.GRCg7b, whole genome shotgun sequence genomic DNA contains:
- the TMEM81 gene encoding transmembrane protein 81: MAAMKTFRGGCILGMMLPWLFCLPLAASFPKVTIPAELQSVEAHVAVNATSCSVTCGLGLQVEETCEITPAGERKNCSMRRSHCTTTWGCGLQHLTIPVGKPMVLSCLTSDVIDLGVRGYSCTWKVAPGLITMNDVLFAPFRNPGFAVAFSPTKESDAGTYRCDVRMLKTFRVIKRIYFGVRVIRNDLVDLDFGKSLTREQKLAVRNEEGIEANVTLVDVEERLHFWQRKSFPRSLIGIGSGLVGIVVVSIALRCLQERLRSRGAENQTQF; the protein is encoded by the coding sequence ATGGCTGCCATGAAGACCTTCAGGGGCGGCTGCATCCTCGGCATGATGCTGCCTTGGCTTTTCTGCCTCCCGTTGGCAGCTTCCTTTCCAAAAGTGAccatcccagcagagctgcagtcgGTGGAGGCTCACGTTGCAGTGAACGCCACGTCTTGCAGTGTCACCTGCGGGCTGGGCCTCCAAGTGGAGGAGACCTGTGAGATCACCCCGGCGGGCGAGAGGAAGAACTGCAGCATGCGCCGCTCCCACTGCACCACCACGTGGGGCTGCGGTTTGCAGCACCTCACCATCCCTGTGGGCAAACCCATGGTGCTCAGCTGCCTGACCTCGGATGTCATCGATTTGGGTGTCAGAGGGTACAGCTGCACGTGGAAGGTCGCCCCGGGCCTCATCACCATGAATGATGTTCTGTTTGCACCTTTCAGAAACCCTGGCTTCGCCGTTGCCTTTTCCCCAACCAAGGAGTCCGATGCGGGGACGTACCGCTGCGATGTGCGCATGCTGAAGACGTTCAGGGTCATCAAGAGGATCTACTTTGGGGTCAGGGTGATCCGAAATGACTTGGTGGACCTGGACTTCGGCAAATCCTTGACTCGGgagcagaagctggcagtcagGAATGAGGAAGGAATCGAAGCCAACGTCACCCTCGTAGACGTGGAGGAGAGGCTGCACTTTTGGCAAAGGAAATCGTTTCCTAGATCCTTGATAGGGATTGGAAGCGGGCTGGTAGGAATCGTCGTGGTGAGCATAGCTCTCCGCTGCTTGCAGGAGAGGTTgagaagcagaggggcagagaaTCAGACTCAGTTCTAA